One Candidatus Limnocylindrales bacterium genomic window, CCTCCACAGTTGCTGCTGAGAAACCGCATCGAGGGAAATCTCTGGTCCCTTTCATATAGATAAGGATTTTGTTATTGGCAACCTGGGATTTAATTTTCTCCATAACATTTTCTGACATAATTTTTACCTCCTTTTGAGAGAGATGCATTTCGCTCCTTCATTTTAACCTTAAACAGAAAAAATGACTTTGACTACGAACCTCGTCGCCACTGTTCAGGGGTATACGTTTTTAGAGCAAGGGCATGGATATCACCGGCCATGACCTCTCGAAGGGCGTCATAAACAAGTCGATGTTGGTCGACAAGCCCTTTTCCTTCAAATTCTGAAGAGACCACAATGGCCTGAAAATGATCTCCACCACCGGTCATGTCCTCTACATGCACCAGGGACCCAGGTAATGCTTGCTCAATGGCAGCTTTAATTTTATCAGGATCCAGCATACCGTACGCTCCTCCCATGTTTGCTCATTGAATAAGATCGTTAAATTCCTTATATAAAGATAGGTCTTGGAGACGAGATAAGCAAGGAGTGAGATTTAACAATTATGAGCTTGACAGATTCCGTGGGGAACGATTTAAATTATCTGTATTCGGGGATACAAGGATATTTTATTTTGACTGATTTTTGATACCATTTCCGGGTTAGGATAAGGCCCTGGGGGGAGGAATTAAAGTCTGGGATAGTGTATCCCACACAGGCATCAAGCTTAATCATTCTGCGATTTTATGATGACAACCTATGAGGTAGGAATTATCGGTGCAGGAACCATGGGAAGTGCTGCAGCTTTTCACCTGGCTAAACGGGGTCATCAGGTTATTGCCTTTGAACAATTTCAGGTGGTCCATGACTTTGGAAGCCATAGTGGGAGGACCCGGATTATTCGCCATGCCTATCATGAGTCTCCGGATTACGTGCCTTTAGTTTTACGGGCAGATGAGCTCTGGCTTGAACTGGAGAAAATCCATGGACAGACTTTATTGATTCGTACCGGTGGGCTTGATATGGGACCGGCGGGTTGTTCATTTGTTCAAGGTGCCCTCGAAGCCTGTAAGGTCCATCACCTCCCCTATGAACCTTTAAAGGCCGGAGAGATCATGAAACGATGGCCTGCCTTTCAAATCCCGGATAACTGGGAGGCCTGCTACAATGCCCAGGCAGGATTTCTCATGGTGGATCGATGTATTCAGGCCCATATTCAGGAGGCCAGGGCAAAAGGAGCCAGGGTCTGTGAAGGAGAGAGGGTTCTTTCTTTTGAAGATCAGGGCACTCAGGTACAGGTTAGAACCGACCGGGATATTTATACCGTTGGTCGCCTCATTGTATGTGCGGGTTCCTGGACCTCCTGGCTCCTTAAAAGCCTTGGATTGCCCCTGGTGGTCCGGCGTAAAACCCTGGCCTGGTTTCGTCCCAGAAACCCGGCAGATTTTGTACCGGAAAAGTTCCCTATTTTTATCACAGAGAGTGAAGAAGGGGCTATCTATGGACTCCCTCTGCACGATCATCCGGGGGTCAAAATGGCGAACCATTACGGTGGAACCCCTACACATCCAGATCAGGTAGATAGAACCTTTCAGGAAACGGACGTGACGGAAGTAAAGAAT contains:
- a CDS encoding BolA/IbaG family iron-sulfur metabolism protein, with translation MLDPDKIKAAIEQALPGSLVHVEDMTGGGDHFQAIVVSSEFEGKGLVDQHRLVYDALREVMAGDIHALALKTYTPEQWRRGS
- the solA gene encoding N-methyl-L-tryptophan oxidase, translated to MMTTYEVGIIGAGTMGSAAAFHLAKRGHQVIAFEQFQVVHDFGSHSGRTRIIRHAYHESPDYVPLVLRADELWLELEKIHGQTLLIRTGGLDMGPAGCSFVQGALEACKVHHLPYEPLKAGEIMKRWPAFQIPDNWEACYNAQAGFLMVDRCIQAHIQEARAKGARVCEGERVLSFEDQGTQVQVRTDRDIYTVGRLIVCAGSWTSWLLKSLGLPLVVRRKTLAWFRPRNPADFVPEKFPIFITESEEGAIYGLPLHDHPGVKMANHYGGTPTHPDQVDRTFQETDVTEVKNFIRKYLPGLTGEILEGKICLYTLTPDEHFIIDFYPGKSHIVIAAGFSGHGFKFAPVVGEILADLAIEGRTRYSIDRFRISRFF